One Chroicocephalus ridibundus chromosome 10, bChrRid1.1, whole genome shotgun sequence DNA window includes the following coding sequences:
- the ARPC4 gene encoding actin-related protein 2/3 complex subunit 4 encodes MTATLRPYLNAVRATLQAALCLENFSSQVVERHNKPEVEVRSSKELLLQPVIISRNEKEKVLIEGSINSVRVSIAVKQADEIEKILCHKFMRFMMMRAENFFILRRKPVEGYDISFLITNFHTEQMYKHKLVDFVIHFMEEIDKEISEMKLSVNARARIVAEEFLKNF; translated from the exons ATG ACCGCCACGCTGCGCCCGTACCTGAACGCGGTGCGCGCCACGCTGCAGGCCGCGCTGTGCCTGGAGAACTTCTCCTCGCAGGTGGTGGAGCGGCACAACAAGCCCGAGGTGGAAGTCAG GAGCAGCAAAGAGCTGCTGTTGCAGCCGGTGATCATCAGCAGGAATGAGAAGGAGAAGGTCCTCATCGAGGGCTCCATTAACTCCGTGCGTGTCAGCATCGCGGTGAAGCAG gcTGACGAGATCGAGAAGATCTTGTGCCACAAATTCATGCGGTTCATGATGATGAGGGCTGAGAACTTCTTCATCCTGCGCAGGAAGCCCGTGGAG gGCTATGACATCAGCTTCTTGATCACAAACTTCCACACGGAGCAGATGTACAAGCACAAACTGGTGGACTTTGTCATCCACTTCATGGAGGAGATTGACAAAGAGATCAGCGAGATGAAGCTCTCTGTCAACGCCAGGGCCCGCATCGTGGCAGAGGAGTTCCTCAAGAAT TTTTAG
- the TADA3 gene encoding transcriptional adapter 3, with the protein MSELKDCPLQFHDFKSVDHVKVCPRYTAVLARSEDDGIGIEELDTLQLELETLLSSASRRLRVLEAETQILTDWQDKKGDRRFLKLSKDHDVGTSVKHGKPKKQKLEGKGSHGTGPGPGRPKSKNLQPKIQEYEFQDDPIDVPRIPKNDAPNRFWASVEPYCADLTNEEVRVLEELLKPPEDEAEHYKIPPLGKHYSQRWAQEDLLEEQKDGARAAAAADKKKGVLGPLTELDTKDVDALLKKSEAQHEQPEDGCPFGPLTQRLLQALVEENIISPVEDSPIPEIAGKDSGADGAGTSPRSQNKPFSVPHTKSLEGRIKEELVAQGLLESEDRPAEDSEDEVLAELRKRQAELKALSAHNRAKKHELLRLAKEELHRQELRQRVRMADNEVMDAFRKIMAARQKKRTPTKKEKDQAWKTLKERESILKLLDG; encoded by the exons ATGAGTGAACTGAAGGACTGCCCGCTTCAGTTCCACGACTTCAAGTCGGTGGACCACGTGAAGGTGTGCCCCCGGTACACGGCTGTGCTGGCCCGCTCGGAGGATGACGGCATCGGCATTGAGGAGCTGGACacgctgcagctggagctggagacGCTGCTCTCCTCCGCCAGCCGCCGTCTCCGCGTCCTGGAGGCCGAGACACAG ATCCTGACGGACTGGCAGGACAAGAAGGGTGACCGGCGGTTCCTGAAGCTGAGCAAGGACCACGATGTGGGCACCTCTGTCAAACATGGGAAGCCCaagaagcagaagctggaggGCAAAGGGAGCCACGGGACTGGGCCTGGCCCTGGCCGGCCCAAGTCCAAGAACCTGCAGCCCAAGATACAAGAATACGAGTTCCAGGATGATCCCATTGATGTGCCTCGCATTCCCAAAAATGATGCTCCAAACAG GTTCTGGGCATCGGTGGAGCCGTACTGTGCCGATCTCACCAACGAGGAGGTCAGAGTCCTGGAGGAGCTACTTAAGCCACCAGAGGATGAGGCTGAGCATTACAAG ATCCCGCCGCTGGGGAAACATTACTCCCAGCGCTGggctcaggaggacctgctggaggagcagaaggacGGAGCCCGGGCGGCAGCTGCTGCTGACAAGAAGAAAGGCGTCCTGGGGCCGCTGACCGAGTTAGACACCAAAG ACGTTGATGCCCTGCTGAAGAAATCGGAGGCCCAGCACGAGCAGCCGGAGGATGGCTGTCCCTTCGGGCCCCTGACGCAGCGTCTCCTGCAGGCTCTCGTGGAG GAGAATATCATCTCCCCCGTTGAGGACTCCCCTATCCCTGAGATCGCCGGCAAGGACTCGGGAGCTGATGGTGCTGGCACATCTCCCCGCAGCCAGAACAAGCCCTTCAG CGTCCCCCACACCAAGTCACTGGAGGGGCGGATCAAGGAGGAGCTGGTGGCCCAGGGCCTGCTGGAGTCGGAGGACCGGCCAGCCGAGGACTCGGAGGACGAGGTGCTGGCCGAGCTGCGCAAGAGGCAGGCGGAGCTGAAGGCCCTCAGCGCGCATAACCGCGCCAAGAAGCACGAGCTGCTGCG gctgGCCAAGGAGGAGCTGCACCGGCAGGAGCTGCGGCAGCGTGTCCGCATGGCCGACAACGAGGTGATGGACGCCTTCCGCAAGATCATGGCCGCCCGGCAGAAGAAGCGGACGCCCACCAAGAAGGAGAAGGACCAGGCCTGGAAGACCCTGAAGGAGCGGGAGAGCATCCTCAAGCTGCTGGATGGGTAG
- the CAMK1 gene encoding calcium/calmodulin-dependent protein kinase type 1 encodes MPLGRDGPSWKKRTEDIRRIYDFREVLGTGAFSEVVLAEEKATQKLVAIKCIAKKALEGKETGIENEIAVLHKIKHPNIVALDDIYESSTHLYLIMQLVSGGELFDRIVEKGFYTERDASALIRQILDAVKYLHDMGIVHRDLKPENLLYYSLDEDSKIMISDFGLSKIEGCGSVMSTACGTPGYVAPEVLAQKPYSKAVDCWSIGVIAYILLCGYPPFYDENDAKLFEQILRAEYEFDSPYWDDISDSAKDFIQHLMEKDPSKRFTCEQALQHPWIAGDTALDKNIHQSVSEQIKKNFAKSKWKQAFNATAVVRHMRKLQLGTSQEGPGQTTPTSPGERLRGGSSNGSDCGRLPASRAQRLPPD; translated from the exons ATGCCGCTGGGGCGGGATGGGCCCAGCTGGAAGAAGAGGACAGAGGACATTCGGCGCATCTACGACTTCCGAGAGGTCCTGGGCAC ggGGGCCTTCTCCGAGGTGGTCCTGGCGGAGGAGAAGGCGACGCAGAAGCTGGTGGCCATCAAGTGCATCGCCAAGAAGGcgctggaggggaaggagaccGGCATCGAGAACGAGATCGCCGTCCTCCATAA GATCAAGCACCCCAACATCGTGGCCTTGGATGACATCTACGAGAGCAGCACCCACCTCTACCTCATCATGCAGCT GGTCTCAGGGGGGGAGCTCTTCGACCGCATCGTGGAGAAGGGTTTCTACACCGAGCGAGACGCCAGCGCCCTGATCCGGCAGATCCTCGACGCCGTCAAGTACCTGCATGACATGGGCATCGTCCACCGTGACCTCAAG cccgaGAACCTGCTCTATTACAGCCTGGACGAGGACTCCAAGATCATGATCAGCGACTTCGGGCTGTCGAAGATCGAGGGCTGCGGCAGCGTCATGTCCACAGCCTGCGGCACCCCTGGCTACGTGG ctcccgAGGTGCTGGCGCAGAAGCCCTACAGCAAGGCAGTGGATTGCTGGTCCATCGGGGTCATCGCCTACATCCT gCTCTGCGGTTACCCCCCTTTCTATGACGAGAACGACGCCAAGCTCTTCGAGCAGATCCTGCGGGCCGAGTACGAGTTCGACTCGCCCTACTGGGACGACATCTCGGACTCGG CCAAGGACTTCATCCAGCACCTGATGGAGAAGGACCCCAGCAAGCGCTTCACCTGCGAGCaagccctgcagcatccctg GATCGCTGGGGACACAGCCCTGGACAAGAACATCCACCAGTCAGTGAGCGAGCAGATCAAGAAGAACTTTGCCAAGAGCAAGTGGAAG CAAGCCTTCAACGCCACGGCGGTGGTGAGACACATGCGAAAGCTGCAGCTGGGAACCAGCCAGGAGGGCCCTGGGCAGACGACTCCCACCAGCCCTGGCGAGCGGCTGCGGGGGGGCAGCAGCAACG GGTCAGACTGTGGGCGCCTGcctgccagcagagctcagcgCCTCCCGCCAGACTGA
- the OGG1 gene encoding N-glycosylase/DNA lyase, with amino-acid sequence MKLRDGPSACPSLWRSLPCPPAELRLDLVLSSGQTFRWWESSPGAWTGVLGERVWTLRQEQDRLWYTVYGEEQDGRPDGAETDQILRDYFQLDVGLPALYRAWGAADPLFRKVANDFPGVRVLRQDPVECLLSFICTSNNHISRITAMIERLCQAFGRHLCCLDARPIHAFPSLSALAGTDTEARLRALGFGYRAKFVSGTARAIVEGLGAEGLRRLRTVPYAEARRELCALPGVGTKVADCVCLMALDKAEAVPVDTHVWRIAQQRYGAVLGGRSLTPRAHQEIGDFFRGLWGPRAGWAQAVLFCADLRKGQELAGSRDQARRSRGRDNRGRCPP; translated from the exons ATGAAACTGCGGGACGGTCCCTCCGCCTGCCCGTCCCTCTGgcgctccctgccctgcccgccggccGAGCTGCGCCTGGACCTGGTGCTGTCGTCGGGGCAGACGTTCCG GTGGTGGGAGAGCAGCCCCGGGGCCTGGACGGGTGTGCTGGGGGAGCGCGTCTGGACGCTGAGGCAGGAGCAGGACCGGCTGTGGTACACGGTGTACGGCGAGGAGCAGGACGGGCGTCCGGACGGGGCCGAGACGGACCAGATCCTGCGCGACTACTTCCAGCTGGATGTGGGGCTGCCGGCGCTGTACCGTGCCTGGGGGGCGGCCGACCCCCTCTTCCGCAAGGTGGCCAACGACTTCCCAG GCGTGCGGGTGCTGCGGCAGGACCCCGTCGAGTGCCTCCTCTCCTTCATCTGCACCTCCAACAACCACATCTCCCGCATCACTGCCATGATCGAGCGCCTCTGCCAAGCCTTCGGCCGCCACCTCTGCTGCCTTGACGCCCGGCCCATCcatgccttcccctccctctcagcGCTCGCAG GCACTGACACCGAGGCCCGGCTGCGGGCGCTGGGCTTCGGGTACCGGGCCAAGTTTGTCAGCGGGACTGCACGGGCCATTGTCGAGGGGCTCGGCGCTGAGGGGCTGCGCCGGCTGCGCACTGTGCCATACGCTGAGGCCAGGAGGGAGCTGTGTGCCCTGCCTGGCGTGGGCACCAAG GTCGCTGACTGCGTCTGCCTGATGGCCCTGGACAAGGCGGAGGCAGTGCCAGTGGACACCCACGTCTGGCGCATCGCGCAGCAGCGGTACGGTGCGGTGCTGGGTGGCAGGAGCCTGACCCCCCGGGCCCACCAGGAGATCg GTGACTTCTTCCGTGGGCTGTGGGGCCCCCGCGCTGGATGGGCGCAGGCG GTCCTCTTCTGCGCCGACCTCCGCAAGGgccaggagctggctggcagCCGGGACCAGGCCAGGAGGAGCCGAGGACGGGACAATCGCGGACGCTGTCCCCCCTAA